Genomic segment of Truepera radiovictrix DSM 17093:
CGGCTGGGTCTCCCCGCGCTTAGCGTCGCCACCCAACGACGGAGCGCTTCACAAGCGAGCGTTTGCGCAAAAGCGCCGCCGACCGGATGAGAGCTGCTACACTTGGCCTATGGAACACCTCGACAACACCCCTGAAACCAGCCTCGAGGAGATGACAGCGCAACTTCACGCCCTCAGGGGGTATCTTTGACCTCGCTCGCAAAGAGGCCAGGCTCGCCGAGCTCGAGCCGCAGCTAAGCGACCCCAAGCTCTGGGACGACCCCGAAGCGGCGCGCACGCTGACGCAGGAGGCGGCGCGGTTGCGGCGCGTCCTCGAAACGTTTCACCGCCTAGAGGGCGACCTCGAGGGGCTGCGCGAGCTCCAGGAGCTCGCCACAACCCCCGAAGAGCAACAGGACCTGGAGGCCGAGCGCGCTGCGCTGCAGAGGACGCTCGACGCGCTCTACCGCGAGACGCTCTTTTCCGGCCCACACGACGACCGCGCGGCGATCCTCACGATCAAACCGGGGGCGGGCGGCACCGAGTCCTCGGACTGGGCGGGGATGCTCTGGCGGATGTACCGCCGCTTCGCCGAGCGGCAGGGCTTTGAGGTCGAACTGCTCGACGCCACCCCCAGCGACGCCGCCCCCAACGGCATCGACTACGCGCAGCTGATCATCCGCGGGGAGCGCGCGTACGGCCTTTTGCAGGTCGAGTCCGGGGTGCACCGGCTCGTGCGGGTCTCACCCTTTGACGCCCAGGGGCGGCGGCACACCTCGTTCGCTTCGGTCGAGGTCATGCCCGAGATCGACGACGCCGTCGAGATCACTATCGACCCCAAGGATGTGCGCGTCGACGTCTACCGTTCGTCGGGTCCGGGGGGGCAGTCGGTCAACACCACCGACTCGGCGGTGCGCGTGGTCTACAAGGGGGGCACCCCGGAGGAGATCGTGGTGACCTGTCAAGACGGCAAGTCGCAGATCAAAAACCGCGAAAAGGCGATGACGGTGCTTCGCTCGCGCCTTTTCGAACGCGAGGAGCGCCGGCGCCTCGAGGAACAGATGCGCGCGCGCGGCGAACAAAAGGCCATCGAGTGGGGTTCGCAGATCCGCAGCTACGTGCTCGACAAGCGCTACGTCAAAGACCACCGCACGGGCGAGATGCGCCACGACCCCGACGACGTCTTAGACGGCGACATCGAAGGGCTCATCTGGTCGGGTCTGGAGCACCGCGCCCGCACGCAAAGCGAGCCGCAGCGCGCCTAGCGTCTCCTAGAGTCTGTCAACGCCTTACCGCTTCGGCGCCTAAGCCGTTAAAAGGGCCTGTGGCGCGTGGTCGGTCGCTCGTGGTCTATAGCTTGCGATCCACGACCGGCCTCCTGGACGCTTCGAGCGAAAGGGCGACCGAAAGGCGACAGGGCCTAGCGGCTCCGCGGGGGGAGGGTGCTCCGGCGCGGGCGGGGCTCGAGCAAGTTGGGTTCGCTCGGGTCGGCGAGCTCTTCGGCCAAGGGCCCCTCGAGCGCCGCGTCGGGCGACACGTCGGCGTCTTGAACGCGCGCCTTGAGCGCCGCCAGGGGCGGCTCCTTAAGCGGCGCGCTGGCCGCTCCCGAAGAGGGTGCGCGCTCGAGCACGACGGTGCTCTTCGGCTCGGGCATGCTCACCCCGGCCTCGTCGAAGGTCTCTTTAATGAGCTTGATCGCCTCGCTGCGCACCTTGAAAAAGTCCGCCTCGCGCTGGTCGACCCACCCCGAGCAGACGAGGATGACGCTAGAGTCACCCAGATCGCGGATCCTGAGCTGGGGTTCGGGGTCCGCTAAAACCCCCGGCAGCGCCCGCAGCGCAGCGGCGCCGAGCCGCTGCGCGGCGCGCAGATCCTCGTCGGTGCCGACGCCGACCTCGAAGGTAAAGCGCCGCCGCGGGTTGCGGGTGTAGTTGATCATCACCGACGAAAACACCGTGCTGTTGGGGATGCGCGCGTGGTTGCCGTCTAGGGTCATGAGCACCATCTCACGCGAGGTGAGGCGCACGACCCGCCCCTCGACCTCGCCGAGCTGCAACAGGTCGCCGATGGCAAACGGTTGGCGCAGCGACAGCAGCACCCCGGCGAGGTAGTTCTCGACGATGTCGCGGAAAGCGAAGCCGACCGCCAGCCCCGCGAGCCCCGCCGTCCCCAACACGGCCGTGACGATCGCCGTCGCACCGAGCAGGTCAAGGGCGATAAGCAGCCCCACGAGCACGAGCGCGGCGCGCGCGAGCTGCAGGGCGAGCCCGCGCAAGAGTGGGTTGAGGCCGGTGCGGGCAAAAAGCGCCTCCCAGCGCCCGATAAGCGCCGCTAGCAGCCAGAAAAACGCCACCACGCCGACGGCGACCAACAAAAGCGGTGAGTAGCGCACCGCGGTCGCGGCGTACTCGCGGAGCCGCACGAGCGCGGGGGCGAGGGTGCGCCCCAAGTCGGCCTCGAGCTCGAGCGCGTCGACGACGTACACCACCCCGTCCATCCCGGCGGCGATCTCGAGGGCGTCTTGGCGCGCCCCTGCGCCTAGCACCCGACCCGTGAGCCGCACCACCCCGCTCGTCACCGCCACTGAAACCTCTGAGAGCACGGGGATGTTGGCGTAGACCTCCCTAAGGCGCGCTTGCAGCGCCGCGTCGCTCGCCTCGGCCTCCGCTGCGGCTGGCGTGGGCGTCGCCGACGGGTTCGGGGCAGCTGCGCGCGCGCCCGAAGCGGTTCCCCCGACGAGGAGCGTTACGAGTAGCACCAAGGGCAGCGCCCCGAAGCGCCGCACGAGCCGCCGAGGCGCTAGCACGCTGTATGCCGGAGGCGGTACACTGGTCGCGTTGTGCGCATCCTTGCCATCGCCGATGAGGTCTCCCCCTTTATCTACTCCGAAAACTTCCCCCACAACCTGCCCCCTTTTGACCTCGTCCTCTCCGCCGGGGACATGCCCGGGCACGTCCTCGAGTTTATCGCGACCCGCCTCAAGACCCAGCCCGTCTACGTCCTCGGCAACCACCACGAAGGCTACTTGCGCGACAACATCACCGGCGAGACGCGGCTGCCGGGCGGGTGCATCAACGCCCACGGGCGCGTCATCGAGCTTGACGGGGTGCTGATCGCGGGCATCGAGGGGAGCGCGCGCTACCGCCCCGGCCCCCACCAGTACACCGAGTGGCAGATGCACGTGTTGACGCGCAAGCTCACCCCGCAGCTCCTCTGGAACCGCTACCGTTACGGCCGTGCGGTCGACATCCTGCTCACCCACGCCGCCCCCAAAGGGCCGCACGAAGGCCCCGACTACCCCCACCGCGGTGTGGGGGCGTTTAACCGCTTCGTCGAGCTCTGGAAACCCAAGCTGCACGTTCACGGCCACGTTCACCTAAGCGGCGCCAACGCCCCCCGCGAGTACGTCACCGAGAGCGGCGTTCGCGTCGTCAACGCGTTCGGCTTTGCGCTGATCGACCTCGAGCTGCCGTAGCGCCGCGCCTCTACCGCCACGCCGTGTCGCCACACGCGCACCGCTGCTCACACGGGGGCGAACATGACGTCCCGCGACCCCCGCTGCGACAGCCAGTCCATCACCCTGAACTGCATAACGTCACGCAAAAAGGCAACATCCTGCACTGCCACACCCGTTTCGCCCAAAAAGGTCACGTGTTCACATGCAAAACGTGAAGAAATGGTGAGGCACCCTGCACCTCGGCGCGTGGTTCAAAAGACACTCGGCTGACGAAGGGGCTGTATAGTGGCGCTGTGGACGCGCCTAGCGCGCACCACGGGGCTTGTTACTCCCGCCCGCGCAAAGCGCGTGGGCTATAAGCAGAAAGGAGGGTGCGGTGAGCTACCACGCTCAGCGGCGCGCGAGACAGGACGCCGAAAGGGCTCGGAGCCGGGCCTTTTGGCATCAGGTCGCGCACAGCCTCCGGGGAATTCCTAACGAACTCCTTCCCTTTAGCGCCGTTCAACACCTTCACCCAGCATCGGAACGTTACAGCGGCGTCAAACCGATTCCCATCCAACAGATCGTGGGCTCCGTCGACCGCTACCGCGACTTCGATCACTACTTCTTGCCGCGCGCGAGCCACACCCTCGAGCGCTGGATCGGCATCCGCCAGGCGGGGCTCGAGGGCAAAGAGCTGCCGCCCATTCAGGTCTACAAGGTCGGCGAGCTGTACTTCGTTAAAGACGGCCACCACCGCGTCTCGGTCGCCCGCAACGCCGGGCAAAAGTTTATCGACGCCGAGATCATCGAGCTGAGCGTCACCGTCCCCCCCGACTCGGACGACAGCGTCAAAGACCTCATCATCAAGGGGGAGTACGCGGACTTTTTGGAGCGGACCAACCTCAACAGGGTGCGCCCCGACCACTACCCCATCATCTTTACCGTCACGGGGCGCTACGACGTGCTCTTAGACCATATCGCCACCCGGCAGTACTATCTGGGGCTCAAGTTCGGGCGCGAGGTGCCCTGGGAGGAGGCGGTGGGCTCGTGGTACGACCGGCTCTACAAGCGCGTAGTCGACGAGTCGCGCGAGCACGGTGTACTCAAGCGCTTTCCCGGCCGCACCGAGGCCGACCTCTACTTGTGGATCATGGACCACCGCTACTACCTCACGCAGCGCTACGGTCAAGACGTCGGCTCTGAGCGGGCGGCGGTCGACTTTGCGCAGCACCACGCCCCCACGCTGCCCGTGCGCGCGTGGCAGCGGGCGCTCACCCTCTGGCGCGGCGGCAAGACGCACGGCTGAGCCGCCCGCACACCTATCCCCTTACACCGACCGCTCTTTTAACTTTTAAAGGGCGGTTTTTGCGTGCAGGTCCAAGGCGCGTGCTGCCCACGCGTTTTGCAGCGCGCCCCAAACCGGCCCCGGGCGTGCTATGACAGAAGCATGGACGACACGGCATGGCACGCCTTTTTGACGTCGCGCGGCGGACAGCTTCAAGGGGGGCGCGTGCAGGCGTTTGCAGGGCTCCCCGAAGAGGTCGAGGCGCTTGGCAGCGCGGGCCTCGTGCCGCTTTTCGGCAGCACCCCGCTGCGCCTCACGGGGGCGGACCGGCTCGAGTTCCTCCACGGGCAGGTGAGCAACGAGGTCAAGCGGCTCGGTGTCGGCGACGCTCGAGCCGCGCTCATGCTCAACGTCCGCGGGCACGCGCTCGCGCTCATGCGCCTCTACCGCCGTGAGGACGACCTCTTCGTCGCGGTCGAGGGGGGCGCCGGCGAAAGGGTCGAGGCGCAGCTAGGGGCGCACATCATCTTCGATCAGGTCGAGCTCCACAACCTCACCGGCACCCTGCAGAGCCTGACGCTGCAGGGCGAAGCGGCGGGCGAGGTTCTCCAGAGGGCGCTTCACGCGGAGCTTCCGGAGGCAGACCGGTTCGTCCAGGTGCCCTTTGAGGGCGCCAAGGTGCTCGTCAGCCGCGTTGCGCGGAGCGCCCCAGGTGGGTTCGACCTGCACGTGTTGACGCAAGACGCGCGGGCGCTCGTCGAGGCCTTGGAGGGGGCGGGCGCCAAGCTCGTGGGGGAGCGGGCGCTCGCGGCGGCGCGCGTCGCGGCGGGGATCGCCGAGGCGGCGCT
This window contains:
- the prfB gene encoding peptide chain release factor 2 (programmed frameshift), translating into MEHLDNTPETSLEEMTAQLHALRGYLDLARKEARLAELEPQLSDPKLWDDPEAARTLTQEAARLRRVLETFHRLEGDLEGLRELQELATTPEEQQDLEAERAALQRTLDALYRETLFSGPHDDRAAILTIKPGAGGTESSDWAGMLWRMYRRFAERQGFEVELLDATPSDAAPNGIDYAQLIIRGERAYGLLQVESGVHRLVRVSPFDAQGRRHTSFASVEVMPEIDDAVEITIDPKDVRVDVYRSSGPGGQSVNTTDSAVRVVYKGGTPEEIVVTCQDGKSQIKNREKAMTVLRSRLFEREERRRLEEQMRARGEQKAIEWGSQIRSYVLDKRYVKDHRTGEMRHDPDDVLDGDIEGLIWSGLEHRARTQSEPQRA
- a CDS encoding mechanosensitive ion channel family protein, whose product is MLAPRRLVRRFGALPLVLLVTLLVGGTASGARAAAPNPSATPTPAAAEAEASDAALQARLREVYANIPVLSEVSVAVTSGVVRLTGRVLGAGARQDALEIAAGMDGVVYVVDALELEADLGRTLAPALVRLREYAATAVRYSPLLLVAVGVVAFFWLLAALIGRWEALFARTGLNPLLRGLALQLARAALVLVGLLIALDLLGATAIVTAVLGTAGLAGLAVGFAFRDIVENYLAGVLLSLRQPFAIGDLLQLGEVEGRVVRLTSREMVLMTLDGNHARIPNSTVFSSVMINYTRNPRRRFTFEVGVGTDEDLRAAQRLGAAALRALPGVLADPEPQLRIRDLGDSSVILVCSGWVDQREADFFKVRSEAIKLIKETFDEAGVSMPEPKSTVVLERAPSSGAASAPLKEPPLAALKARVQDADVSPDAALEGPLAEELADPSEPNLLEPRPRRSTLPPRSR
- a CDS encoding metallophosphoesterase, producing the protein MRILAIADEVSPFIYSENFPHNLPPFDLVLSAGDMPGHVLEFIATRLKTQPVYVLGNHHEGYLRDNITGETRLPGGCINAHGRVIELDGVLIAGIEGSARYRPGPHQYTEWQMHVLTRKLTPQLLWNRYRYGRAVDILLTHAAPKGPHEGPDYPHRGVGAFNRFVELWKPKLHVHGHVHLSGANAPREYVTESGVRVVNAFGFALIDLELP
- a CDS encoding DUF4032 domain-containing protein, which translates into the protein MSYHAQRRARQDAERARSRAFWHQVAHSLRGIPNELLPFSAVQHLHPASERYSGVKPIPIQQIVGSVDRYRDFDHYFLPRASHTLERWIGIRQAGLEGKELPPIQVYKVGELYFVKDGHHRVSVARNAGQKFIDAEIIELSVTVPPDSDDSVKDLIIKGEYADFLERTNLNRVRPDHYPIIFTVTGRYDVLLDHIATRQYYLGLKFGREVPWEEAVGSWYDRLYKRVVDESREHGVLKRFPGRTEADLYLWIMDHRYYLTQRYGQDVGSERAAVDFAQHHAPTLPVRAWQRALTLWRGGKTHG
- a CDS encoding YgfZ/GcvT domain-containing protein, with the translated sequence MDDTAWHAFLTSRGGQLQGGRVQAFAGLPEEVEALGSAGLVPLFGSTPLRLTGADRLEFLHGQVSNEVKRLGVGDARAALMLNVRGHALALMRLYRREDDLFVAVEGGAGERVEAQLGAHIIFDQVELHNLTGTLQSLTLQGEAAGEVLQRALHAELPEADRFVQVPFEGAKVLVSRVARSAPGGFDLHVLTQDARALVEALEGAGAKLVGERALAAARVAAGIAEAALEGGEGVLPQEAGLEYAVSYRKGCYLGQEIMARIEARGNVRRRLVGLRLESVPPEGARELLAEGKVVGRLGTVAEHPQLGTVALASVRHEVGAGAPLLVGGVSATVAPLPFETAAQYTSR